A stretch of the Amycolatopsis sp. BJA-103 genome encodes the following:
- a CDS encoding AraC family transcriptional regulator gives MISALNRLVDLVEEHLTDELDVIGLAGALGTTEYHLRRMFSSLAGMPLSEYVRRRRMTAAVAAVVRGEDDLLTIAVRYGYGSAEAFGRAFRAVHGAGPGDVRRDGGPLRTQPLLRFRLSVEGSIPMETRIVDRPAFRLVGHATRVPLVHEGVNPHIQRHITALPPEAHARLKALSDTEPPGLLQVSDALDPDGAELTYLHGVAVTGDAPGDLDVIEVPSGRWAVFRTDGPHPEALQKVWAATATEWFPSNPWRLRPGPSIVTILKHSDDFGTATCELWLAVEPA, from the coding sequence GTGATCTCGGCACTCAACCGGCTCGTCGACCTGGTCGAAGAGCACCTCACCGACGAGCTCGACGTCATCGGGCTGGCCGGTGCGCTCGGCACGACCGAGTACCACCTGCGCCGGATGTTCTCGTCGCTGGCGGGAATGCCGCTGTCGGAGTACGTCCGCCGTCGCCGCATGACCGCCGCCGTCGCCGCCGTCGTCCGTGGCGAGGACGATCTGCTGACCATCGCCGTCCGGTACGGCTACGGCTCGGCAGAGGCGTTCGGCAGGGCGTTCCGGGCGGTCCACGGCGCCGGTCCCGGTGACGTCCGCCGCGACGGAGGCCCCCTTCGCACACAACCGCTGCTCAGGTTCCGCCTGAGCGTCGAAGGGAGCATCCCCATGGAAACCCGTATCGTCGACCGGCCCGCTTTCCGGCTCGTCGGGCACGCGACCCGCGTCCCGCTGGTCCACGAGGGCGTCAACCCGCACATCCAGCGGCACATCACCGCACTGCCACCGGAAGCGCACGCCCGGCTGAAAGCGCTCAGCGACACCGAGCCGCCGGGGCTGCTGCAGGTCAGCGACGCTCTCGACCCGGACGGCGCCGAGCTGACCTATCTGCACGGGGTCGCCGTCACCGGGGACGCCCCCGGCGATCTCGACGTCATCGAGGTGCCGTCCGGGCGGTGGGCGGTCTTCCGTACCGACGGCCCGCATCCGGAGGCGCTGCAGAAGGTGTGGGCGGCGACGGCGACCGAGTGGTTCCCGTCCAACCCGTGGCGGCTGCGGCCGGGGCCGTCGATCGTCACGATCCTGAAGCACTCGGACGACTTCGGGACCGCCACTTGTGAGCTTTGGCTGGCTGTCGAGCCCGCCTGA
- a CDS encoding cupin domain-containing protein: MTWTPMSTVEGLPLLGGQGRFRTAATAEGGLAYEIFYPAGVASPVHSHDHDSFVYLVSGSLRGTLDGREVTLEVGETIVHPRGVPHSVEAIVDSQWIEFKTPLPSRPPISG; this comes from the coding sequence ATGACCTGGACGCCGATGTCCACAGTGGAAGGGCTGCCGCTGCTCGGCGGGCAGGGCCGGTTCCGGACGGCCGCCACGGCGGAAGGCGGTCTGGCGTACGAGATCTTCTACCCGGCGGGCGTCGCCTCTCCCGTGCACAGCCACGATCACGACAGCTTTGTGTACCTGGTTTCGGGTTCGCTGCGCGGCACGCTCGACGGCCGGGAGGTGACGCTCGAGGTGGGCGAGACGATCGTCCACCCGCGCGGTGTCCCGCACAGTGTCGAGGCCATTGTGGACAGTCAGTGGATCGAGTTCAAGACGCCACTGCCGTCGCGGCCGCCGATCAGCGGATGA
- a CDS encoding DUF2848 domain-containing protein, whose product MPELRFTLPDGQERRTEVHTLLNAGYAGRSQEDVAAHVAELAELGVPAPSVIPALYPVAPYLASQTEEVPVQHERTSGEAEWALVITGPAPEDVLLTAACDHTDRALEAHGVAWSKNAGPDVLAAKAWRLVDVQDRLDELTLSAWAGETLIQQGKLAELLPPSYWLDVLRERGLHAPGTVLISGTIPMVHGVDQFADSWRVELGDPATGETIDLAYTVRRLPEPIG is encoded by the coding sequence ATGCCTGAGCTGCGTTTCACCCTTCCCGACGGCCAGGAGCGGCGGACCGAGGTCCACACGCTGCTGAACGCCGGATACGCCGGTCGCAGCCAGGAAGACGTCGCCGCCCACGTGGCCGAACTGGCCGAACTCGGTGTCCCGGCCCCCTCGGTGATCCCGGCGCTCTACCCGGTCGCGCCGTACCTGGCGAGCCAGACCGAAGAGGTCCCCGTGCAGCACGAACGGACCTCCGGCGAGGCGGAATGGGCCCTCGTCATCACCGGTCCGGCCCCCGAGGACGTCCTCCTGACCGCCGCCTGCGACCACACCGACCGCGCGCTCGAAGCCCATGGCGTCGCGTGGAGCAAGAACGCCGGCCCCGACGTCCTCGCCGCCAAGGCGTGGCGGCTCGTCGACGTCCAAGACCGGCTCGACGAGCTCACACTGTCCGCCTGGGCCGGGGAAACCCTGATCCAGCAAGGAAAACTCGCGGAACTGCTGCCGCCGTCGTACTGGCTGGACGTGCTGCGCGAACGCGGTCTGCACGCGCCGGGCACGGTGCTGATCTCGGGCACGATCCCGATGGTGCACGGCGTCGACCAGTTCGCCGACTCCTGGCGCGTGGAACTGGGCGACCCGGCGACCGGCGAGACGATCGACCTCGCC
- a CDS encoding DUF6319 family protein: protein MTVDALTRTDAVSEEAATEAPVDSTPQAETTSDTTEAPAEAKTESPENPETPAGEAAVESPKPKRGRPKVATTAKKTRTVELTLTVTGTADGEWQAELKNGAKWVAKGLEIPAAAVSRAAKELHADLSGPIDEVINAARELQAAKVAQLEAELEKAKLALAELDA, encoded by the coding sequence ATGACCGTGGATGCCTTGACACGCACTGACGCCGTGTCCGAAGAAGCGGCTACCGAAGCGCCCGTCGACTCGACGCCGCAGGCGGAGACCACCTCGGACACCACCGAAGCCCCGGCCGAGGCCAAGACCGAGTCCCCGGAAAACCCGGAGACCCCCGCCGGAGAAGCCGCGGTGGAGTCCCCCAAGCCCAAGCGTGGCCGCCCCAAGGTCGCCACGACGGCGAAGAAGACCCGCACCGTCGAGCTGACGCTCACGGTCACCGGCACCGCCGACGGCGAGTGGCAGGCCGAGCTCAAGAACGGCGCCAAGTGGGTCGCGAAGGGCCTGGAGATCCCGGCCGCCGCCGTGTCCCGCGCCGCCAAGGAACTGCACGCGGACCTGTCGGGCCCGATCGACGAGGTCATCAACGCCGCTCGCGAGCTTCAGGCCGCGAAGGTCGCCCAGCTCGAAGCCGAGCTGGAGAAGGCGAAGCTGGCCCTGGCCGAGCTGGACGCGTAA
- a CDS encoding MFS transporter, whose amino-acid sequence MTAPAGDRRSLHKAFAASLSGTALEWYDFAAYSVAAATIFGHLFFPSEDQLASTMAAFSTYAVGYLARPLGGFIFGRLGDVLGRKRILVMTLVLTGVATFLIGVLPTYESIGGFAAILLVALRFAQGVGIGGEWGGAVLLSSEFGDPGKRGFWASAAQIGPPAGNLLANGVLAVLAALLTEDQFNSWGWRIAFLLSGVLVVFGLWIRLKLEETPVFKQLQERGERSSAPISEVFRTERRALIASVLIRVCPDVLYALFTVFVLTYVTTHTGLSRGAGLAAVMIGSAFQLVLMPLFGALSDRVSRRKMYLFATIAAGIWPFVFFPMVSGGSFAMLAIGIVLALVIHAALYGPQAALVTEQFSPRLRYTGSSLAYTLAGVIGGAPAPLLFTALLAGFDSWLAIGVYLLATAVVTVIGVLLARDPDREEEAAALETAR is encoded by the coding sequence ATGACCGCACCAGCCGGTGACCGGCGCTCGCTGCACAAGGCCTTCGCGGCCAGCCTCTCGGGAACAGCGCTCGAGTGGTACGACTTCGCGGCCTACTCGGTGGCGGCCGCGACGATCTTCGGACATCTCTTCTTCCCCTCGGAAGACCAGCTCGCGAGCACGATGGCGGCGTTCTCCACCTACGCCGTCGGCTACCTCGCCCGGCCGCTCGGCGGGTTCATCTTCGGCCGCCTCGGCGACGTGCTCGGCCGCAAGCGCATCCTGGTCATGACCCTTGTGCTCACCGGTGTCGCGACGTTCCTCATCGGCGTCCTGCCCACGTACGAGAGCATCGGCGGCTTCGCGGCGATCCTGCTCGTGGCACTGCGTTTCGCACAGGGTGTCGGCATCGGCGGCGAATGGGGTGGCGCCGTCCTGCTGTCGAGTGAGTTCGGGGATCCGGGCAAACGCGGGTTCTGGGCGTCGGCCGCGCAGATCGGCCCGCCAGCGGGCAATCTGCTCGCGAACGGCGTCCTCGCCGTACTGGCCGCGCTGCTGACCGAGGACCAGTTCAACAGCTGGGGCTGGCGGATCGCGTTCCTGCTGTCGGGCGTGCTGGTCGTGTTCGGCCTGTGGATCCGCCTCAAGCTGGAGGAAACGCCGGTCTTCAAACAACTCCAGGAGCGTGGCGAACGTTCGTCGGCGCCGATCTCCGAGGTCTTCCGCACCGAACGCCGAGCGCTGATCGCGTCCGTGTTGATCCGCGTCTGCCCGGACGTCCTCTACGCGCTGTTCACCGTTTTCGTGCTGACGTACGTCACCACGCACACCGGCCTCTCGCGCGGCGCCGGGCTGGCCGCGGTGATGATCGGCTCGGCGTTCCAGCTGGTGCTGATGCCCCTGTTCGGCGCGCTGTCGGACCGGGTCTCGCGCCGCAAGATGTACCTGTTCGCGACCATCGCCGCCGGGATCTGGCCGTTCGTGTTCTTCCCGATGGTCAGCGGTGGTTCGTTCGCGATGCTGGCGATCGGCATCGTGCTCGCGCTCGTCATCCACGCGGCGCTCTACGGGCCGCAGGCCGCGCTCGTCACCGAGCAGTTCTCGCCGCGCCTGCGCTACACCGGCAGTTCGCTGGCGTACACCCTCGCCGGAGTCATCGGCGGGGCGCCCGCGCCGTTGCTGTTCACGGCGCTGCTCGCCGGCTTCGACAGCTGGCTCGCGATCGGCGTCTACCTGCTGGCGACCGCGGTGGTGACCGTCATCGGGGTCCTGCTCGCCCGTGACCCGGACCGCGAGGAAGAGGCGGCAGCCCTGGAGACCGCGCGATGA